A window from Candidatus Acidiferrales bacterium encodes these proteins:
- a CDS encoding HEPN domain-containing protein, whose amino-acid sequence MSVPPEVEAIVVGWVLRARNDLKAAEHLLTLADDSPFDAVCFHAQQCAEKHLKALLTSHAVAFERTHNLRRLLDLCAMEAGLEAELPDLEELIPYAVEARYPGTWEPVTRAEAERAVVIARRAATAIWKRLEQRGIHLAP is encoded by the coding sequence ATGAGCGTACCCCCTGAGGTCGAAGCGATAGTTGTCGGCTGGGTGCTAAGAGCCAGAAATGACCTCAAGGCCGCAGAACATCTCCTGACGCTGGCCGATGATTCCCCATTCGACGCGGTTTGTTTTCACGCGCAGCAGTGCGCTGAGAAGCACCTGAAGGCTTTGCTCACCAGCCACGCGGTTGCGTTCGAGAGAACACACAACCTTCGGCGGTTACTTGATCTCTGCGCGATGGAGGCCGGGCTGGAGGCAGAGTTGCCTGATCTCGAGGAATTGATTCCCTATGCGGTGGAGGCGCGCTATCCAGGAACGTGGGAGCCTGTCACCCGCGCTGAGGCTGAACGGGCTGTGGTTATCGCCCGCCGAGCGGCAACTGCCATCTGGAAGCGACTGGAGCAAAGGGGAATTCATCTGGCGCCCTAA
- a CDS encoding DUF72 domain-containing protein, whose amino-acid sequence MLRPEIRIGTSGWNYWHWTGLFYPKDLPRSPEPYGSGRSRWLEYYQSKFDTLELNASFYRLTHAATFARWKQASPKGFLWAVKAHRGITHFARLKEREPLQKFLAAAKELGEQPGVILFQLPPSLKFDARVVGCFLSWLPEGKRYAIEPRHASWLESKPLELLARHHVALAIADSGGRFPSGEHLGGEGGEGLRDITLKYKVLDRVVPIGRIGA is encoded by the coding sequence ATGCTTCGCCCCGAAATTCGCATCGGCACTTCGGGCTGGAACTACTGGCATTGGACGGGCCTCTTCTACCCAAAAGACCTGCCGCGCAGCCCCGAACCGTATGGTTCAGGGCGCAGCCGGTGGCTCGAGTACTACCAGTCGAAGTTTGACACACTCGAGCTGAATGCGAGCTTCTACCGGCTGACCCACGCGGCGACGTTTGCACGCTGGAAGCAGGCCTCGCCGAAGGGCTTTCTCTGGGCGGTGAAGGCCCACCGTGGCATCACGCACTTCGCGCGGCTCAAGGAGCGCGAGCCCTTGCAGAAGTTTCTCGCGGCGGCCAAAGAACTGGGCGAACAGCCTGGCGTCATCCTCTTCCAGCTTCCACCGAGCCTGAAATTTGACGCGCGCGTGGTGGGGTGCTTCCTGAGCTGGCTGCCGGAAGGGAAGCGCTACGCCATCGAGCCGCGTCACGCAAGCTGGCTTGAGTCAAAGCCGCTCGAGTTGCTCGCACGCCACCATGTGGCGCTCGCCATCGCCGACAGCGGCGGTCGGTTCCCTTCCGGCGAGCACCTCGGCGGTGAGGGCGGGGAAGGGTTACGGGACATAACTTTGAAATACAAAGTACTTGACAGAGTAGTCCCGATAGGTAGGATAGGGGCATGA
- a CDS encoding nucleotidyltransferase domain-containing protein, with amino-acid sequence MLTERTIEEVCERLISQFYPLKIILFGSRSRGAGTEASDLDLLVVVKGDGSKRAQAAAMYRALRGLDAAADIVVVTVEEFEKYRNVVGTIIRPADREGRVLYERTP; translated from the coding sequence ATGCTTACCGAACGGACAATCGAAGAAGTGTGCGAACGCTTGATTTCTCAATTCTACCCTTTGAAGATCATCTTGTTTGGATCCCGATCGCGCGGCGCGGGGACGGAAGCGAGCGATTTGGACCTGCTGGTGGTAGTTAAGGGGGATGGGTCAAAACGGGCTCAGGCTGCTGCCATGTATCGGGCTCTGCGCGGCCTAGACGCCGCTGCCGATATCGTGGTCGTTACCGTCGAAGAGTTCGAGAAATATCGTAACGTGGTGGGTACCATCATACGTCCGGCCGATCGCGAGGGAAGGGTACTCTATGAGCGTACCCCCTGA